Proteins found in one Triticum urartu cultivar G1812 chromosome 4, Tu2.1, whole genome shotgun sequence genomic segment:
- the LOC125554070 gene encoding MFP1 attachment factor 1-like produces MGPDDLPKAAAAGAEEAAPFSFSIWPPTQRTRDAVVRRLVDTLAGDTLLCKRYGAVPAADAEPAARAIEAEAFDAAAVTGGAAASVEEGIEALQLYSKEVSRRLLDFVKSRSAAAKAEPPAEEALAVKEETSEA; encoded by the coding sequence ATGGGCCCCGACGATCTCCCcaaggccgccgccgccggtgcCGAGGAGGCCGCCCCGTTCTCCTTCAGCATCTGGCCGCCGACGCAGCGGACGCGGGACGCCGTGGTGCGGCGCCTGGTGGACACGCTGGCCGGCGACACCCTCCTCTGCAAGCGCTACGGCGCCGTGCCGGCCGCCGACGCCGAGCCCGCCGCGCGGGCCATCGAGGCCGAGGCCTTCGACGCCGCCGCCGTCACCGGCGGGGCCGCCGCCTCCGTCGAGGAGGGCATCGAGGCGCTGCAGCTCTACTCCAAGGAGGTCAGCCGCCGCCTCCTCGACTTCGTCAAgtcccgctccgccgccgccaagGCCGAGCCGCCGGCCGAGGAGGCGCTCGCCGTCAAGGAGGAGACCTCCGAGGCCTGA